The Geobacillus stearothermophilus ATCC 12980 genome contains a region encoding:
- a CDS encoding RicAFT regulatory complex protein RicA family protein — protein MAKYTRDEVLAQAKQLAKMIAETEEVDFFKRAEEKIHQNEKVRTLINELKSLQKQAVNLQHYGKHEALKQVEAKIDAIYEQLEQIPIVGEFQQSQAEVNDLLQLVASTISNTVTDEILASTGGDVLRGETGAALRYNKHGGCH, from the coding sequence ATGGCGAAATATACGCGGGATGAAGTGCTGGCGCAGGCGAAGCAGTTGGCGAAAATGATCGCCGAAACCGAGGAAGTCGACTTTTTCAAACGAGCGGAGGAAAAAATCCACCAAAATGAAAAAGTGCGCACATTGATCAACGAACTAAAATCGCTGCAAAAACAAGCCGTCAACTTGCAACACTACGGCAAACATGAGGCGCTCAAGCAGGTCGAGGCCAAAATTGACGCCATTTACGAGCAGCTCGAACAAATTCCGATCGTGGGCGAGTTCCAGCAGTCGCAAGCTGAGGTGAACGACCTGCTTCAGCTCGTCGCCTCGACGATTTCGAATACGGTGACCGATGAAATTCTCGCTTCGACGGGCGGCGATGTGCTGCGCGGCGAAACAGGTGCTGCCCTTCGCTACAACAAGCACGGCGGCTGCCATTAA